One region of Solanum pennellii chromosome 6, SPENNV200 genomic DNA includes:
- the LOC107023107 gene encoding RNA polymerase sigma factor sigA-like isoform X1, which produces MAIAAVIGLYAGNRILSSSFYYSDITEKLACSGDHALICNPTRNVINAKKSSNYSAGYVSNRKKQSVKAVKEHANIASNHSDVEPMVEMLKKLQNESCSEEDSVEVLLLLQKSMLEKQWNLSAEKTLEAFPPNEKNCKKKMQITCSGTSARRRRMDTRKRVQIPKTSAAAYSASKRLRSVVGPELQQNRLRGYMNGVVNQELLTHKEVVQLSKKIKFGLYLEEQKASLKERLGCEPSDDQLAVSLKMSLADLRSTLMECSLAREKLAMSNVRLVMSIAQRYDSMGTEMADLIQGGLIGLLRGIEKFDHSRGFKISTYVYWWIRQGVSRALVDNSRTLRLPIHLHERLSLIRNAKVKLKDSGITPSIEKIAECLNMSQKKVRNATEASSKVFSLDREAYPSLNGLPGATLHSYIADNRLENNPWHGVDGWALKDEVNNLISSTLRERERDIIRLYYGLDNECLTWEDISRRIGLSRERVRQVGLVALEKLKHAARKKQLDAMLVKH; this is translated from the exons ATGGCCATTGCTGCAGTTATCGGACTCTATGCAGGAAATAGAATCTTAAGCTCGTCTTTCTATTATTCTGATATTACTGAAAAGTTAGCTTGTAGTGGTGATCATGCTTTGATCTGCAATCCTACGAGAAATGTGATCAATGCTAAGAAGTCATCCAATTATAGCGCTGGTTATGTTTCCAATCGAAAAAAACAATCCGTTAAGGCTGTTAAAGAGCATGCAAACATTGCCTCTAATCATTCTGATGTGGAGCCAATGGTTGAAATGTTAAAAAAACTGCAGAATGAAAGCTGCAGCGAAGAAGATTCAGTGGAGGTTCTTCTTCTGCTGCAGAAATCTATGCTTGAAAAACAATGGAATCTTTCAGCTGAGAAAACATTGGAAGCTTTCCCACCAAATGAAAAGAACTGTAAAAAGAAGATGCAGATCACTTGTTCAGGAACTTCTGCTAGGCGGAGGAGAATGGATACTCGTAAAAGAGTTCAAATTCCAAAAACTTCAGCTGCAGCATATAGTGCAAGCAAGCGACTGAGATCTGTTGTCGGTCCAGAGCTACAACAAAACCGTTTGAGAGGTTACATGAATGGTGTCGTAAACCAAGAACTTCTTACACATAAGGAAGTGGTGCAACTATCCAAGAAAATCAAATTTGGTCTTTATTTAGAAGAACAGAAGGCCAG TCTGAAGGAAAGATTGGGATGTGAACCTTCTGACGATCAACTCGCGGTTTCCTTGAAGATGTCTCTTGCTGATTTACGATCTACATTAATGGAGTGTTCCTTGGCTAGAGAAAAACTTGCAATGAGCAATGTTCGTCTCGTCATGTCAATTGCGCAAAGATATGATAGCATGGGTACTGAAATGGCTGACCTCATTCAG GGGGGCCTTATTGGACTACTTCGCGGGATAGAGAAATTTGATCACTCAAGAGGATTCAAAATCTCAACTTATGTTTATTGGTGGATTCGTCAG GGCGTTTCCCGAGCATTAGTTGATAACTCAAGAACATTGAGATTGCCCATACATCTACATGAAAGACTGAGTTTGATCCGTAATGCAAAAGTCAAGCTTAAAGATAGTGGAATAACTCCATCAATCGAA AAAATAGCTGAATGCCTTAACATGTCCCAGAAGAAAGTCAGAAATGCAACTGAG GCAAGCAGCAAGGTGTTTTCACTTGATAGGGAAGCATATCCCTCTTTAAATGGCCTTCCTGGAGCAACACTTCATAGC TACATTGCTGACAATCGCCTGGAGAACAACCCATGGCATGGAGTTGATGGATGGGCGCTCAAG GATGAAGTAAACAATCTCATCTCTTCAACTCTCAGGGAACGCGAGAGAGATATTATCCGACTGTACTATGGTCTGGACAATGAGTGCCTTACCTGGGAGGATATTAGTAGAAG GATAGGTTTATCCAGAGAAAGAGTGAGGCAGGTTGGATTAGTTGCACTTGAGAAATTAAAACATGCTGCCAGGAAAAAGCAATTAGATGCAATGTTGGTTAAACATTGA
- the LOC107023107 gene encoding RNA polymerase sigma factor sigA-like isoform X2, translating into MAIAAVIGLYAGNRILSSSFYYSDITEKLACSGDHALICNPTRNVINAKKSSNYSAGYVSNRKKQSVKAVKEHANIASNHSDVEPMVEMLKKLQNESCSEEDSVEVLLLLQKSMLEKQWNLSAEKTLEAFPPNEKNCKKKMQITCSGTSARRRRMDTRKRVQIPKTSAAAYSASKRLRSVVGPELQQNRLRGYMNGVVNQELLTHKEVVQLSKKIKFGLYLEEQKASLKERLGCEPSDDQLAVSLKMSLADLRSTLMECSLAREKLAMSNVRLVMSIAQRYDSMGTEMADLIQGGLIGLLRGIEKFDHSRGFKISTYVYWWIRQGVSRALVDNSRTLRLPIHLHERLSLIRNAKVKLKDSGITPSIEKIAECLNMSQKKVRNATEASSKVFSLDREAYPSLNGLPGATLHSYIADNRLENNPWHGVDGWALKRNLVLTLGPW; encoded by the exons ATGGCCATTGCTGCAGTTATCGGACTCTATGCAGGAAATAGAATCTTAAGCTCGTCTTTCTATTATTCTGATATTACTGAAAAGTTAGCTTGTAGTGGTGATCATGCTTTGATCTGCAATCCTACGAGAAATGTGATCAATGCTAAGAAGTCATCCAATTATAGCGCTGGTTATGTTTCCAATCGAAAAAAACAATCCGTTAAGGCTGTTAAAGAGCATGCAAACATTGCCTCTAATCATTCTGATGTGGAGCCAATGGTTGAAATGTTAAAAAAACTGCAGAATGAAAGCTGCAGCGAAGAAGATTCAGTGGAGGTTCTTCTTCTGCTGCAGAAATCTATGCTTGAAAAACAATGGAATCTTTCAGCTGAGAAAACATTGGAAGCTTTCCCACCAAATGAAAAGAACTGTAAAAAGAAGATGCAGATCACTTGTTCAGGAACTTCTGCTAGGCGGAGGAGAATGGATACTCGTAAAAGAGTTCAAATTCCAAAAACTTCAGCTGCAGCATATAGTGCAAGCAAGCGACTGAGATCTGTTGTCGGTCCAGAGCTACAACAAAACCGTTTGAGAGGTTACATGAATGGTGTCGTAAACCAAGAACTTCTTACACATAAGGAAGTGGTGCAACTATCCAAGAAAATCAAATTTGGTCTTTATTTAGAAGAACAGAAGGCCAG TCTGAAGGAAAGATTGGGATGTGAACCTTCTGACGATCAACTCGCGGTTTCCTTGAAGATGTCTCTTGCTGATTTACGATCTACATTAATGGAGTGTTCCTTGGCTAGAGAAAAACTTGCAATGAGCAATGTTCGTCTCGTCATGTCAATTGCGCAAAGATATGATAGCATGGGTACTGAAATGGCTGACCTCATTCAG GGGGGCCTTATTGGACTACTTCGCGGGATAGAGAAATTTGATCACTCAAGAGGATTCAAAATCTCAACTTATGTTTATTGGTGGATTCGTCAG GGCGTTTCCCGAGCATTAGTTGATAACTCAAGAACATTGAGATTGCCCATACATCTACATGAAAGACTGAGTTTGATCCGTAATGCAAAAGTCAAGCTTAAAGATAGTGGAATAACTCCATCAATCGAA AAAATAGCTGAATGCCTTAACATGTCCCAGAAGAAAGTCAGAAATGCAACTGAG GCAAGCAGCAAGGTGTTTTCACTTGATAGGGAAGCATATCCCTCTTTAAATGGCCTTCCTGGAGCAACACTTCATAGC TACATTGCTGACAATCGCCTGGAGAACAACCCATGGCATGGAGTTGATGGATGGGCGCTCAAG AGGAATTTAGTATTAACCCTGGGTCCCTGGTAG
- the LOC107023108 gene encoding zinc finger CCCH domain-containing protein 56: protein MDFTGEAGFAGGNVIPDSTAGGGGYDSWGPNFSDQAVWATEDDYKAWNSGPYCETPSNSSQDGRHSQNRAGSEPPNKKSRNVQDSDARIIVTSSSKAIGKMFFKTKLCCKFRAGVCPYVTNCNFAHGIEELRKPPPNWQEIVAAHENERGVMVELREEHQIPILSSPDLRGESQRSAKGRHCKKFYTEEGCPYGDSCTFLHDEQSRSRESVAISVTPTVGGFGNNATGATQKPSNWKTRICNKWETTGYCPFGSKCHFAHGVAELNKFGGGPAETDGKDYVSVPPELKQGGVPSRATESTVPSTIPALHTDVYHLGQGVQVQRPTGIADRPGQRFFQKWKGPDKISKIYGDWIDDIE from the exons ATGGATTTTACGGGTGAAGCTGGTTTTGCTGGAGGGAATGTGATCCCCGATTCCACAGCCGGGGGTGGTGGTTATGACAGTTGGGGTCCTAATTTTTCTGACCAGGCAGTTTGGGCTACTGAGGATGATTATAAAGCCTGGAACAGTGGTCCCTATTGTGAAACCCCTTCCAATTCCAGTCAGGATGGTAGGCATTCACAAAACCGGGCGGGGAGTGAGCCTCCCAACAAGAAGTCAAGGAATGTCCAGGATTCAGATGCTCGCATTATAGTCACCAGTAGCTCTAAAGCAATCGGAAAGATGTTCTTTAAAACGAAGTTGTGTTGTAAGTTCCGTGCCGGTGTCTGCCCCTATGTTACTAATTGTAACTTTGCTCATGGAATAGAGGAGCTTCGCAAACCACCACCTAATTGGCAAGAGATAGTAGCTGCACATGAAAATGAGCGGGGAGTAATGGTGGAACTGAGAGAAGAACACCAGATACCAATATTGAGCTCTCCTGATTTACGTGGAGAGTCTCAAAGGTCCGCTAAAGGGAGGCACTGCAAGAAGTTCTACACTGAAGAGGGATGTCCTTATGGAGATAGTTGCACTTTCCTTCATGATGAACAATCAAGGTCTAGAGAGAGTGTTGCAATAAGTGTGACTCCTACTGTTGGTGGATTTGGAAATAATGCTACTGGAGCAACCCAAAAACCTTCAAACTGGAAGACAAGAATTTGTAATAAGTGGGAGACTACTGGCTATTGCCCGTTTGGCAGCAAGTGTCATTTTGCTCATGGTGTGGCAG AACTGAACAAGTTTGGTGGAGGACCTGCGGAAACAGATGGCAAAGATTATGTCTCTGTTCCTCCAGAATTAAAGCAGGGCGGGGTTCCATCAAGAGCAACAGAAAGTACAGTGCCCTCAACCATTCCAGCACTCCACACAGATGTTTATCATCTGGGGCAGGGTGTTCAGGTACAAAGGCCAACTGGCATAGCAGATAGACCTGGCCAGAGGTTCTTTCAAAAATGGAAAGGCCCGGATAAGATAAGTAAAATATATGGCGACTGGATTGATGACATCGAATGA
- the LOC107021576 gene encoding WEB family protein At3g02930, chloroplastic-like: MSTKIKSTSNGTPSNSTPVTPRISRVSRGIAKSDADSPSSLQNLHRSVDRTVRSVNTSKPSVERRTSKISTLPNKKPTRILKPSELQAELNVAREDLKKAKEMLVLAEKEKEQALEEVKEAQKLSEEANKKLREALVARKQAEENSEIEMFRAVEMEQVGIEAAQKKEEEWMNEVEAVRNQHAVDVASLLSATQELQRVKRELAMACEVKNKALSNAEDAAKIAETHAEKVEILSAELVRLKSLLDSRISWNETEVNEKNKLVEDLTLEIETLKEELEKAKSYEAQLVEKEAIVKQLNANLEAAKMAESSARYVLEEWKKKVEELDARAEEAHNLERSASTTLESVMKQLEASNDLVHDAESEIAYLKEKVRILEMSMARQKGDLEDSEHYTQMAKEEASELRKKVDSLMCDLETVKEEKIQAMENERLAATSAQTLLEEKNRLVNDLESSREEEEKSKKAMESLASALHEVASEAREAKERLLSKQDDQHERYETQLEDMKLELKAKEEKYESMLDEAKEKLDVLTNSIEQSKDGLEKWKAEWEEKELHLISCMNKTEEENSSMGKEINRLVNLLKDAEDQASAKKDEEAYLKNSLRKSVSEVTFLKEVLGEAKDESMRLKERLADKENEVQNIVRENEELRSREAASLKKVECLSMLLEESLTKNEPGVNVELSDSEKNYNMLPKVVKFYDQIEKPKMEFPPYQSEQPVDKKPDQVKITSHDEYDLKASKVIDNSNEKLNKLESKAKEDDGLAIDEHKMWEREAEQEEKSELSENGGTSPTKQQNQKKKKPLFHKFGSLLKKKNTSSQK; this comes from the exons ATGTCTACTAAAATCAA atcaacttcaaatggaaCTCCTAGTAATTCGACACCAGTAACTCCGCGGATCAGTAGAGTGAGCAGGGGAATAGCTAAATCTGATGCTGATTCACCCTCTTCATTGCAGAATTTGCATCGTTCAGTTGATAGGACTGTTAGATCTGTTAATACTTCTAAGCCTTCAGTGGAACGGCGGACCTCTAAGATCAGTACTCTACCTAAT AAAAAGCCAACGCGGATCCTGAAGCCATCAGAACTGCAAGCTGAATTAAATGTTGCTCGAGAAGATCTTAAGAAGGCCAAGGAGATGTTGGTTTTGgctgaaaaggaaaaagagcaagctcttgaagaagtgAAGGAAGCTCAGAAATTGTCTGAGGAAGCAAACAAGAAGCTGAGAGAAGCTTTGGTAGCTCGAAAGCAAGCTGAAGAGAACTCTGAAATTGAAATGTTTCGTGCTGTTGAGATGGAACAGGTGGGGATTGAAGCTGCtcaaaagaaagaagaggaaTGGATGAATGAAGTTGAAGCTGTGAGGAATCAACATGCTGTGGATGTGGCCTCTCTCCTCTCTGCTACACAGGAACTTCAACGTGTAAAGCGCGAATTAGCCATGGCTTGTGAGGTCAAAAATAAGGCACTTAGCAATGCTGAGGATGCTGCAAAAATTGCTGAAACTCATGCAGAGAAGGTGGAAATTCTCTCAGCTGAGTTAGTGAGATTGAAATCTTTGCTTGATTCCAGGATCTCTTGGAATGAGACGGAGGTTAATGAGAAGAATAAGCTGGTGGAAGATCTGACACTTGAGATAGAAACACTGAAAGAAGAACTCGAGAAAGCAAAAAGTTATGAAGCTCAATTGGTGGAAAAAGAAGCTATTGTGAAACAACTTAATGCCAATTTGGAGGCTGCTAAAATGGCTGAATCTTCCGCTCGTTATGTATTGGAGGAATGGAAGAAGAAGGTCGAAGAACTAGATGCTCGGGCTGAGGAAGCACACAATTTAGAGAGATCTGCATCAACAACCCTTGAGTCGGTCATGAAACAACTGGAAGCAAGCAATGATTTGGTGCATGATGCAGAATCTGAGATTGCATATCTCAAGGAGAAGGTGCGGATATTGGAAATGTCAATGGCGAGGCAGAAAGGCGATCTTGAGGATTCAGAACATTACACTCAAATGGCTAAGGAAGAGGCATCTGAGTTGAGAAAGAAGGTGGATTCTCTTATGTGTGATCTTGAAACAGTGAAGGAGGAGAAAATTCAGGCTATGGAGAATGAAAGGCTAGCAGCAACCAGTGCTCAAACACTGCTAGAAGAAAAAAACAGACTGGTAAATGATTTGGAAAGCTCTAGGGAGGAGGAAGAAAAAAGTAAGAAGGCAATGGAAAGTTTGGCATCAGCTTTGCATGAGGTTGCTTCAGAAGCAAGAGAAGCCAAAGAGAGGTTATTGTCTAAACAAGATGATCAACATGAACGTTATGAAACTCAACTTGAAGATATGAAGTTGGAATTGAAAGCAAAAGAGGAGAAGTATGAAAGCATGCTTGACGAAGCAAAAGAGAAACTTGATGTTCTTACCAATTCCATCGAACAATCCAAAGACGGACTAGAGAAATGGAAGGCTGAGTGGGAGGAAAAGGAGCTTCATCTGATAAGTTGCATGAATAAAACTGAAGAAGAAAATTCATCAATGGGAAAAGAAATCAACCGGCTAGTAAACCTGCTAAAAGATGCCGAGGATCAAGCTTCTGCCAAAAAAGACGAAGAAGCTTATTTGAAGAATTCCCTAAGGAAATCTGTATCTGAGGTAACCTTTTTAAAAGAGGTCCTTGGTGAAGCGAAAGACGAGAGCATGAGATTGAAGGAACGTTTAGCGGACAAAGAAAATGAAGTGCAGAATATTGTTCGCGAAAATGAGGAGCTTCGAAGTAGAGAAGCTGCATCATTGAAGAAAGTTGAGTGCTTGTCAATGTTGCTTGAAGAATCATTAACCAAAAATGAACCTGGAGTAAATGTAGAGCTTTCCGATAGCGAAAAAAACTACAACATGCTCCCAAAAGTAGTGAAATTCTATGATCAAATAGAGAAGCCTAAGATGGAATTTCCACCTTATCAATCTGAACAACCAGTTGATAAAAAGCCTGATCAAGTCAAAATCACCTCACATGATGAATATGATCTTAAGGCCTCTAAAGTTATCGATAATTCAAACGAAAAACTAAATAAACTTGAGAGCAAAGCAAAGGAAGATGATGGTTTGGCAATAGATGAGCATAAAATGTGGGAAAGAGAGGCAGAACAAGAAGAGAAATCAGAGTTGTCTGAGAATGGTGGCACATCTCCTACTAAGCAACAAaatcagaagaagaaaaaaccaTTGTTTCATAAATTTGGAAGTCTACTGAAGAAGAAAAACACCAGCAGCCAGAAGTAA
- the LOC107021629 gene encoding inositol-tetrakisphosphate 1-kinase 5-like: protein MSERRFRFGYVLASKKVSSFIQDSLINHAQENGIDLVPIDLDKPLIEQGPFDCIFHKLYGPEWRKQLEEFALQNPTAIIVDPIDAIEKLHNRLTMLDVVNEMKIAGDSETIGIPIQIFVGENSESLLDAITSQGLHFPVIAKPLIANGSADSHQMSLVLKPEGLEGLKPPIVLQEFVNHGGVIFKVYVAGEHVKCVKRRSLPDIPEEKLGMLENLISFSQISNLTAQDQNDDTFAELIEKAVMPPSRFVTDVANQLRDALKLHLFNFDMIRDEKVGNRYLVIDINYFPGYAKIPNYETMMTAFFLDIAREKLNNESR, encoded by the coding sequence ATGTCTGAAAGGCGATTTCGTTTTGGTTACGTACTTGCATCGAAGAAAGTTTCAAGCTTTATTCAAGATTCACTCATCAATCATGCCCAAGAAAATGGTATTGATTTAGTGCCTATCGATCTTGACAAACCATTAATCGAACAAGGTCCTTTTGATTGTATATTCCACAAGCTATATGGTCCAGAATGGAGGAAGCAGTTAGAAGAATTCGCGCTTCAGAACCCAACCGCCATTATAGTAGATCCAATCGACGCCATTGAAAAGCTTCATAATCGGCTCACAATGCTTGACGTCGTTAACGAAATGAAAATCGCCGGAGATAGCGAAACTATCGGAATCCCTATTCAGATTTTCGTTGGAGAAAATTCAGAATCCCTTTTAGACGCTATTACTAGTCAAGGGTTACATTTCCCTGTCATTGCTAAGCCGTTGATTGCGAATGGCTCTGCTGATTCTCATCAAATGTCTTTGGTTTTGAAGCCGGAAGGGTTAGAAGGGCTGAAACCCCCAATTGTTTTACAGGAATTTGTGAATCATGGAGGCGTTATTTTCAAGGTTTATGTAGCTGGGGAGCATGTTAAATGTGTGAAAAGGAGGTCATTGCCTGACATTCCGGAGGAGAAATTGGGGATGTTAGAGAATTTGATATCGTTTTCGCAGATATCTAATTTAACTGCTCAAGATCAGAATGATGATACTTTTGCTGAACTGATTGAGAAGGCGGTGATGCCTCCGTCAAGATTTGTGACAGATGTTGCCAATCAGTTGAGGGATGCTTTGAAGTTGCATCTTTTTAACTTTGATATGATTAGAGATGAAAAAGTTGGGAATCGATATCTTGTTATTGACATCAATTATTTCCCTGGCTATGCTAAAATCCCAAACTATGAGACTATGATGACTGCATTTTTCCTAGATATTGCACGCGAGAAGCTAAACAACGAGTCTCGTTAG